One genomic region from Balaenoptera acutorostrata chromosome 1, mBalAcu1.1, whole genome shotgun sequence encodes:
- the LCK gene encoding tyrosine-protein kinase Lck → MGCSCSSNPEDDWMENIDVCENCHYPIVPLDGKAMLSIWNGSEVRDPLVTYEGSNPPASPLQDNLVIALHSYEPSHDGDLGFEKGEQLRVLEQNGEWWKAQSVTTGQEGYIPFNFVARANSLEPEPWFFKTLSRKDAERQLLAPGNTHGSFLIRESESTTGSFSLSVRDFDQTQGEVVKHYKIRNLDKGGFYISPRITFPGLHELVRHYMNSSDGLCTRLSRPCQTQKPQKPWWEDEWEVPRETLKLVERLGAGQFGEVWMGYYNGHTKVAVKSLKQGSMSPDAFLAEANLMKQLQHQRLVRLYAVVTQEPIYIITEYMENGSLVDFLKTSAGIKLTINKLLDMAAQIAEGMAFIEERNYIHRDLRAANILVSDTLSCKIADFGLARLIEDNEYTAREGAKFPIKWTAPEAINYGTFTIKSDVWSFGILLTEIVTHGRIPYPGMTNPEVIQNLEQGYRMVRPDNCPDELYHLMMLCWKELPEDRPTFDYLRSVLEDFFTATEGQYQPQP, encoded by the exons ATGGGCTGTAGCTGCAGCTCAAACCCTGAAGATGACTGGATGGAAAACATCGATGTATGTGAGAACTGCCATTACCCCATAGTCCCACTGGATGGCAAGGCCATG CTGTCCATCTGGAATGGCTCTGAAGTGCGTGATCCACTGGTCACCTACGAGGGCTCCAACCCCCCAGCTTCTCCGCTGCAAG ACAACCTGGTTATCGCCCTGCACAGCTATGAGCCTTCCCACGATGGAGACCTGGGCTTCGAGAAGGGTGAACAGCTACGTGTCCTGGAGCA GAACGGCGAGTGGTGGAAGGCGCAGTCCGTGACCACGGGCCAGGAAGGCTACATCCCCTTCAACTTTGTGGCCAGAGCGAACAGCCTGGAGCCCGAACC CTGGTTCTTCAAGACCCTGAGCCGCAAGGACGCGGAGAGGCAGCTCCTGGCGCCCGGGAACACGCACGGCTCCTTCCTGATCCGAGAGAGTGAAAGCACCACTG GATCGTTTTCACTGTCCGTCCGGGACTTCGACCAGACCCAGGGAGAAGTGGTGAAACATTACAAGATCCGTAACCTGGACAAAGGCGGCTTCTACATCTCCCCCCGCATCACTTTTCCTGGCTTGCATGAGCTGGTCCGCCATTACATGA ATTCTTCGGACGGGCTGTGCACGAGGTTGAGCCGCCCCTGCCAGACCCAGAAGCCCCAGAAGCCGTGGTGGGAGGATGAGTGGGAGGTTCCCAGGGAGACGCTGAAGCTGGTGGAGCGGCTGGGGGCTGGCCAGTTCGGAGAGGTGTGGATGG ggtACTACAACGGGCACACGAAGGTGGCAGTGAAGAGCCTGAAGCAGGGCAGCATGTCCCCCGATGCCTTCCTGGCCGAGGCCAACCTCATGAAGCAGCTGCAGCACCAGCGGCTGGTCCGGCTCTACGCGGTGGTCACCCAGGAGCCCATCTATATCATCACGGAATACATGGAGAATG GGAGCCTGGTGGATTTTCTCAAGACCTCCGCAGGCATCAAGCTGACCATCAACAAACTCTTGGACATGGCAGCCCAA ATTGCAGAGGGCATGGCATTCATTGAAGAGCGGAATTACATCCACCGTGACTTGAGGGCCGCCAACATCCTGGTGTCTGACACCCTGAGCTGCAAGATCGCAGACTTTGGCCTAGCACGCCTCATTGAGGACAATGAGTACACAGCCAGGGAGG GGGCCAAGTTTCCCATTAAGTGGACAGCACCAGAAGCCATTAACTATGGGACATTTACCATCAAGTCGGACGTGTGGTCTTTCGGGATCCTGCTGACGGAGATTGTCACTCATGGCCGCATCCCTTACCCAG GGATGACCAATCCTGAGGTGATTCAGAACCTGGAACAAGGCTACCGCATGGTACGACCTGACAACTGTCCAGATGAGTTGTACCACCTTATGATGCTGTGCTGGAAGGAGCTCCCGGAGGACCGGCCCACCTTTGACTACCTGCGCAGCGTGCTGGAGGACTTCTTCACAGCCACAGAGGGCCAGTACCAGCCGCAGCCCTGA